A single region of the Mycobacterium lentiflavum genome encodes:
- a CDS encoding sensor histidine kinase → MPDALKRRVQTWARRKEQLLPSGFSMTVVAGFDAMMVVVGSIAALQRPASEWPIVVIAMVIAFSPEIVFFSFDLSGIVNRHEGPTLWAAFMVGTAILLFATPTAITGDFAPLMLTLTVGMVSAITSARGGALAAASAAALLGCAAAMHRLNTPALYLAFVAIGWLVGYLMRTQQDLLIKQGHMQDQLAQHAAADERRRIAREVHDVIAHSLSVTLLHLTGARHALEHDGVDEDSVRALQRAEHLGRQAMADIRRTVGLLDAETMGLTPEPAVTDIPTLVEDFSRAGLNVSLGVNGSLDDISAAAGLALYRIAQESLANVAKHAPDAATRITLTVSRTAATLNVVNELPAATAERPVEPGRGLHGMTQRIELLGGTINFGPSRGGWSVHASVPSSAHASDPPTRIPAS, encoded by the coding sequence ATGCCGGACGCGCTGAAGCGCCGCGTACAAACCTGGGCGCGCAGGAAAGAGCAGTTGCTGCCCTCCGGCTTCAGCATGACCGTCGTCGCCGGTTTCGACGCGATGATGGTTGTGGTGGGCAGTATCGCAGCCCTGCAGCGTCCCGCTTCCGAGTGGCCGATCGTGGTGATCGCGATGGTGATCGCGTTCAGCCCCGAGATCGTGTTCTTCTCTTTCGATCTCAGCGGCATCGTCAACAGGCACGAGGGCCCCACGCTTTGGGCGGCGTTCATGGTGGGGACCGCGATCCTGCTGTTCGCCACCCCCACGGCGATTACCGGCGATTTCGCCCCGCTGATGCTGACCCTGACCGTCGGCATGGTCAGCGCCATCACCTCGGCACGCGGCGGCGCGCTGGCCGCTGCTTCCGCGGCCGCCCTGCTAGGGTGCGCCGCGGCCATGCACCGGCTGAACACCCCGGCGCTGTATCTGGCATTCGTCGCAATCGGTTGGCTCGTCGGCTATCTGATGCGCACCCAGCAAGACCTCCTTATCAAACAGGGCCACATGCAGGACCAGCTGGCTCAGCACGCCGCGGCCGACGAACGCCGGCGCATCGCGCGGGAAGTGCACGATGTCATCGCACATTCGCTCAGCGTCACGCTGCTGCACTTGACGGGAGCACGCCACGCGCTCGAGCACGACGGCGTCGACGAGGACTCCGTTCGCGCCCTGCAGCGCGCCGAACACCTGGGGCGACAGGCGATGGCAGACATCCGGCGCACCGTCGGATTACTCGATGCCGAAACCATGGGACTCACCCCGGAACCGGCCGTCACCGATATCCCCACCCTGGTAGAGGATTTCAGCCGCGCCGGGCTGAATGTCAGCTTGGGTGTCAACGGATCTCTCGACGACATCTCGGCGGCCGCGGGACTGGCGTTGTACCGGATCGCTCAGGAGTCGCTGGCCAACGTCGCCAAACATGCGCCCGACGCGGCGACAAGGATCACTCTCACAGTATCGCGCACCGCGGCGACGCTGAACGTCGTCAACGAGCTGCCCGCCGCAACCGCCGAGCGGCCCGTCGAGCCAGGGCGCGGATTGCATGGGATGACGCAGCGCATCGAGCTACTGGGCGGCACAATCAATTTCGGCCCCAGCCGAGGCGGGTGGTCGGTGCATGCCAGCGTGCCGTCGAGCGCCCACGCATCCGACCCGCCGACGCGGATACCGGCTTCGTGA
- a CDS encoding EAL domain-containing protein, translated as MTTDTLDEAVTGTGLVSAYQQVVTLPSETVVGYEALARWPKLDNPSPIDVFARAQQTGRLNTLDGACIRAAVRGALLSTSTPGMLLLINCEPATSHVDLAQDDDVRHAASRFRLTFEVTERGLLINPRALLRKVTALRSLGFAIALDDIGSHPDSLVLLDVLTPEILKLDMGLIQHQPDRMQARTVAAITAHHERTGAVICAEGIETEDHLEQALAYGATLGQGMRFGGPGELPHKPQAFSWPARKMQPAPTKVDSAKHGLAEDVPTTRIVRKDTVTELARHIGRIAVTAETPPMILFTLKDTDDIHQMSQQNLSIVAERSPLVAVFGQHLPEELGPRVRQVRLDPDDPLTQESAVLVLGPDTAAALIARERTFPGCGPDSDEDRRYEMSITFDRARVTAAARSLLDRLE; from the coding sequence ATGACGACCGACACCCTCGACGAGGCGGTTACGGGTACAGGACTGGTCTCGGCATATCAGCAGGTCGTGACGCTGCCGAGCGAAACAGTCGTTGGCTATGAAGCGTTAGCGCGCTGGCCGAAGCTGGATAATCCATCGCCCATCGATGTGTTCGCCCGCGCCCAACAGACCGGCCGTTTGAATACGCTGGACGGCGCCTGCATTCGTGCCGCGGTCCGGGGCGCATTGTTGAGTACGTCGACTCCCGGAATGCTGCTGTTGATCAATTGCGAACCCGCCACGTCGCACGTCGACCTGGCGCAGGACGACGACGTTAGGCACGCCGCTTCGCGCTTCCGCCTCACGTTCGAAGTCACCGAGCGGGGATTGTTGATCAATCCGCGGGCACTGCTGCGCAAGGTCACGGCGCTGCGTTCGCTGGGATTCGCGATCGCGCTCGATGACATCGGCTCACACCCCGATTCGCTGGTGTTGCTCGACGTGCTGACGCCCGAAATCCTGAAACTCGACATGGGTTTGATACAGCACCAACCGGATCGGATGCAGGCCCGCACCGTTGCGGCCATCACCGCGCACCACGAACGGACCGGTGCCGTGATTTGCGCCGAAGGTATCGAAACCGAGGACCATCTGGAACAGGCATTGGCCTATGGCGCCACGCTCGGTCAGGGTATGCGGTTCGGCGGTCCTGGAGAGCTTCCGCACAAGCCACAGGCGTTCTCGTGGCCGGCGCGAAAGATGCAGCCTGCACCGACAAAAGTCGACTCGGCGAAACATGGCCTGGCAGAAGACGTTCCGACGACGCGGATCGTCCGCAAGGACACCGTCACCGAACTCGCCCGACACATCGGCCGGATAGCCGTCACCGCCGAAACCCCGCCGATGATTCTCTTCACGCTGAAAGACACCGACGACATTCACCAGATGTCCCAACAAAACCTCTCGATAGTCGCCGAAAGATCGCCCCTGGTAGCGGTTTTCGGCCAGCATCTGCCCGAGGAGCTGGGACCGCGGGTCCGGCAGGTGCGGCTCGATCCAGACGATCCGTTGACGCAAGAGTCCGCCGTCCTGGTGCTCGGGCCCGACACTGCGGCGGCGCTGATCGCACGCGAACGCACCTTCCCCGGATGCGGACCGGACTCAGATGAAGATCGCCGGTACGAGATGTCGATCACCTTCGACCGGGCCCGCGTCACGGCGGCAGCGCGAAGCCTGCTCGACCGGCTCGAGTGA
- a CDS encoding fused (3R)-hydroxyacyl-ACP dehydratase subunits HadA/HadB, protein MTAADSSTLDSRVGHYYAMEDVYQVGREKLREFARAVQDYHPAHWDVAAAAELGYSDVVAPLTFTSAPAMAANRHLFESVVIGYEMYLQTEEVFEQHRPIVAGDELHIDVELSSVRRFAGRDLITVTNTFTDSAGERVHTLHTTVVGVTAEDVDPAIRGTAQKVMMHDVNLAGIEYSDAGYHKTVRPADEVRISEGGAARTPGTPSFDDVKVGDELPVHHARLSRGDLVNYAGVACDANPLHWDENLAKMAGQPDVIAHGMLTIGLGAAFASTWTGDPGAVTRYAVRLSQPVIVSAAEGADIEYSGRIKSLDPETRSGVVIVGAKSRGRKIFGLGTVHVRFR, encoded by the coding sequence ATGACGGCAGCAGACTCGTCGACGCTCGATTCGCGGGTCGGCCATTACTACGCGATGGAAGACGTCTATCAGGTCGGCCGCGAGAAGCTGCGCGAATTCGCGCGTGCCGTGCAGGACTATCACCCTGCGCACTGGGATGTCGCCGCTGCCGCGGAGTTGGGATATTCGGACGTGGTGGCGCCGCTGACGTTCACCTCGGCCCCGGCGATGGCGGCAAACCGACACCTCTTCGAATCGGTGGTCATTGGTTACGAGATGTACCTGCAGACCGAAGAGGTGTTCGAGCAGCACCGGCCGATCGTGGCCGGCGACGAACTGCACATTGACGTCGAATTGTCATCGGTGCGCAGGTTCGCCGGCAGAGACCTGATCACCGTGACCAACACCTTCACCGACTCGGCCGGCGAGCGGGTGCACACCCTGCACACCACGGTCGTCGGCGTCACCGCCGAGGATGTCGATCCGGCGATCAGGGGGACCGCTCAGAAAGTGATGATGCACGACGTCAACCTCGCCGGAATCGAATATTCCGATGCGGGCTACCACAAGACGGTGCGCCCGGCGGACGAGGTTCGGATCTCCGAGGGAGGCGCGGCCCGCACCCCGGGGACGCCGTCCTTTGATGACGTGAAAGTCGGTGACGAGCTACCGGTGCACCACGCCCGACTGTCCCGCGGCGACCTGGTGAACTACGCCGGGGTGGCCTGCGACGCCAACCCGCTGCATTGGGACGAGAACCTCGCCAAAATGGCGGGACAGCCCGACGTGATTGCCCATGGAATGCTCACGATTGGTTTGGGTGCCGCGTTTGCCTCGACCTGGACCGGCGATCCCGGCGCGGTGACCCGCTACGCGGTGCGGCTGTCCCAGCCCGTGATCGTGTCGGCCGCCGAGGGTGCGGATATCGAGTACAGCGGCCGGATCAAGTCGTTGGATCCCGAAACCCGCAGTGGGGTCGTCATTGTCGGCGCGAAGTCGCGCGGCCGGAAGATCTTCGGTCTGGGCACGGTGCACGTCCGCTTCCGCTGA
- a CDS encoding response regulator, which produces MNDDKSLVNALIVDDQELVRSGLSLILRAKHGIVVVGECSDGDEVPEAVACHRPDVVVMDLRMKRVDGIEATRRLTESGGPPVLALTTFNDDELLSGVLRAGAAGFVLKESPAEELIRAVRAVGNGHSYLDPAVTARVLTTYRATAAPSAVPAVSIDELTPRERDVLTLIAKGHTNAEIADELFISGLTVKTHIGRIFTKLGLRDRAAAIVFAYEHRIIAPS; this is translated from the coding sequence GTGAACGACGACAAATCTCTGGTGAATGCCCTGATCGTCGATGATCAGGAGTTGGTCCGCTCAGGCCTGTCGTTGATCCTGCGTGCCAAGCACGGCATCGTCGTGGTCGGCGAGTGTTCGGACGGCGACGAGGTTCCCGAGGCCGTGGCGTGCCATCGACCCGATGTCGTGGTGATGGATCTGCGCATGAAACGCGTCGACGGGATCGAGGCGACCCGGCGGCTGACCGAATCCGGCGGGCCACCGGTGCTCGCACTGACCACGTTCAATGACGACGAACTACTATCCGGCGTATTGCGCGCCGGGGCAGCAGGTTTCGTGCTCAAGGAGTCGCCGGCCGAGGAACTCATCCGCGCCGTTCGGGCCGTCGGCAACGGCCACAGTTACCTCGACCCAGCCGTCACCGCACGGGTACTGACCACCTATCGCGCCACGGCTGCACCATCGGCCGTTCCGGCCGTCTCGATCGACGAGCTCACTCCTCGCGAGCGCGATGTGCTCACATTGATTGCCAAGGGGCACACTAACGCTGAGATCGCCGACGAGCTATTCATCTCGGGCCTTACGGTCAAGACCCACATCGGTCGCATCTTCACCAAGCTCGGGTTGCGCGACCGCGCCGCCGCGATCGTCTTCGCCTACGAACACCGCATCATCGCCCCGTCTTGA
- a CDS encoding MarR family winged helix-turn-helix transcriptional regulator, producing MLAPLLRELIAAEEPVLAAHGMTMWGYVVLLALDRSSMRSQAALAAAIGADKTRIIRTLDDLQDDGYIERRPDPDDRRVRLLAITEAGRRVKDAVQSEIQRGEERWLGELSADERRIFLRSLERLTPRDWG from the coding sequence ATGCTGGCGCCGCTGCTGCGCGAGCTGATCGCGGCCGAGGAGCCGGTCCTTGCAGCGCACGGCATGACGATGTGGGGTTACGTCGTGCTCCTGGCGCTGGACCGGTCGTCGATGCGTTCCCAGGCCGCGCTGGCCGCGGCGATCGGCGCCGATAAGACCCGGATCATCCGCACCCTCGACGACCTGCAGGACGACGGCTACATCGAACGACGGCCCGACCCGGACGATCGCAGAGTGCGACTGCTCGCCATCACCGAAGCCGGTCGGCGCGTCAAGGACGCCGTGCAGAGCGAAATCCAGCGGGGCGAAGAACGCTGGCTCGGCGAACTCAGCGCCGACGAGCGAAGGATCTTCCTGCGGTCCCTCGAGCGGCTGACTCCCCGCGATTGGGGTTGA
- a CDS encoding DUF4185 domain-containing protein produces the protein MSLALVPVAAIAYIVAAGPAPSANATPCGAPDANVEPPAQAPIPAPQPVVQPPTGRRPSHTNDQAPLPKLGPLISSFLKPTTGGGQRYSAPMVPQAGVVPPPAPNPPVPGLPQSPNAAPLRPNAAPPAPPAAAPQPAPDAAAPPAQIAGAPTSLVDWVTGPNGPNKTLQRFGISGTDLGIIWDNGDPANRQALMAFGDTFGYCKVRGQQWRYNVLFRSNDHDLSQGIHISDGVPNNNYSGSPVWTNGLSKQVVNTIHKASHETGIIPTSAMSLGRTQYMSYMSIRQWGRDGEWSTNYSAIARSNDNGQNWGIFPGSIRTSSPDTVPGAGYTPGNENFQMGAFMKGQDGYIYNFGTPSGRGGAAYLSRVPPAQLPDLSKYQYWNGDNGGHWVAANPGAATPLWPGPVGEMSAQYNSYLKQYLVLYTNGGSNDVVARTAPTPTGPWSAEQPLVSSFQMPGGIYAPMIHPWSSGRDLYFNLSLWSAYDVMLMHTVLP, from the coding sequence ATGTCGCTAGCGTTGGTGCCGGTGGCCGCTATCGCTTACATCGTCGCGGCAGGCCCCGCGCCGTCAGCAAACGCCACACCATGCGGTGCGCCCGACGCGAACGTCGAGCCTCCCGCTCAGGCGCCGATACCCGCGCCCCAGCCGGTCGTCCAGCCGCCGACCGGGCGACGGCCCTCGCACACGAATGACCAGGCGCCGCTGCCCAAGTTGGGCCCGCTGATCTCCTCGTTCCTCAAGCCGACCACCGGCGGCGGCCAGCGATACTCGGCCCCGATGGTTCCGCAGGCGGGCGTGGTGCCGCCGCCGGCGCCGAACCCGCCGGTGCCCGGGCTCCCGCAGTCACCGAATGCGGCGCCGTTACGGCCGAATGCGGCACCCCCGGCTCCGCCCGCCGCTGCACCACAGCCGGCACCCGACGCGGCAGCGCCGCCGGCTCAGATCGCCGGAGCGCCGACGTCACTGGTCGACTGGGTGACCGGGCCCAACGGCCCGAACAAGACCTTGCAACGTTTCGGCATTTCCGGGACGGACCTCGGGATCATCTGGGACAACGGCGATCCTGCCAACCGCCAGGCCTTGATGGCCTTCGGTGACACCTTCGGCTATTGCAAGGTTCGCGGACAGCAATGGCGGTACAACGTGCTGTTCCGCAGTAACGACCATGATCTGTCGCAGGGAATCCACATCTCCGACGGTGTGCCCAACAACAACTACTCCGGCTCGCCGGTCTGGACCAACGGGCTTTCCAAGCAGGTCGTCAACACCATCCACAAGGCGAGCCACGAAACGGGCATCATTCCGACGTCGGCCATGTCGCTGGGCCGCACGCAATACATGAGCTACATGTCGATCCGGCAGTGGGGCCGCGACGGCGAATGGTCGACGAACTATTCGGCCATCGCCAGATCCAACGACAACGGCCAGAACTGGGGGATCTTCCCCGGTTCGATCCGCACGTCTTCGCCTGACACCGTGCCCGGCGCCGGGTACACCCCCGGCAACGAGAACTTTCAGATGGGCGCGTTCATGAAGGGCCAGGACGGCTATATCTACAACTTCGGAACGCCGTCTGGACGAGGTGGTGCGGCATACCTGTCGCGTGTTCCCCCGGCGCAGCTGCCGGACCTGAGCAAGTACCAATACTGGAACGGCGACAACGGCGGGCACTGGGTTGCCGCCAATCCTGGTGCGGCAACACCACTTTGGCCCGGGCCGGTGGGTGAGATGTCAGCCCAGTACAACAGTTACCTGAAGCAGTACCTGGTGCTGTACACCAACGGCGGCAGTAACGACGTCGTGGCGCGGACCGCGCCGACGCCGACGGGACCGTGGAGCGCGGAGCAGCCGCTCGTGTCGTCGTTCCAGATGCCCGGTGGCATCTACGCGCCGATGATCCACCCCTGGTCGTCGGGTCGGGACCTGTACTTCAACCTGTCGCTGTGGTCCGCGTACGACGTGATGTTGATGCACACGGTGCTGCCGTAG
- a CDS encoding TIGR03086 family metal-binding protein has translation MLTNSPDIRPLHRIAVLHSIDIVNAVTRADFAKPTPCRDWTLLNLLAHMTVQHRGFAAAARGAGADLENWNADAVIDAVRADHARVYADAALDVVDAFAADGTREALFGLPEFGEGAAVPGAMAMGFHFVDYVVHGWDVAASLGLHYELPTDVIAAALPLVLAVPDGEFRAGQGAPFGPALEAPDGDDFDRILRHLGRRPDWAQGHPAVAGA, from the coding sequence ATGCTTACTAATTCACCTGATATCCGGCCATTGCATCGCATCGCGGTGTTGCACTCCATCGACATCGTCAACGCCGTCACTCGTGCCGACTTCGCCAAACCGACGCCCTGTAGAGATTGGACACTGCTGAACCTCCTCGCCCATATGACCGTCCAACATCGGGGATTCGCCGCGGCGGCGCGAGGTGCGGGCGCAGATCTCGAGAACTGGAATGCGGATGCCGTCATCGACGCGGTGAGGGCCGATCATGCGCGCGTCTACGCCGATGCCGCACTCGACGTGGTCGACGCATTCGCTGCAGATGGGACGCGCGAGGCGCTTTTCGGGCTGCCCGAGTTCGGCGAGGGCGCTGCGGTTCCCGGCGCGATGGCGATGGGCTTTCATTTTGTGGACTATGTCGTCCACGGCTGGGACGTCGCCGCATCGCTGGGCCTGCACTACGAGCTACCCACCGACGTCATTGCCGCGGCGCTGCCCCTGGTGCTGGCTGTGCCCGACGGCGAATTCCGCGCCGGGCAGGGAGCGCCGTTCGGGCCCGCACTCGAGGCACCGGACGGCGACGATTTCGACCGCATTCTGCGCCATCTCGGCCGTCGACCGGACTGGGCGCAGGGGCACCCGGCGGTCGCCGGTGCGTGA
- a CDS encoding GGDEF domain-containing protein — MVKQSDHYDLLSAYLKNRDLQKVWQRSNFLAIAAQSALPTLMLWSPTGPTQPLLRAISVAISVLGVVGATLWLFHWPTRRQSILFAFSAMTAIAVASLCLSNPYTGLMGCTVFAMLGGFIAYFHSLRLVLTNFVLAVICAAILAHRFITADGDVALISAGLITVAVLNVGVPFGILSLMHTLRNDLRSADRDSLTGLHNRRSFYNAVSELMALQGRPPGTYLVTVVIDLDNFKQINDTQGHAVGDQALVAVGSALEQNCRPAAVIARVGGEEFVVVDTAATPQHATMTEQLRQAVADLPFSITASIGTAAIPLAELPAIADMQVIDDLIGSADAAMYEAKRAGGNQVRHCPDLMRAAQ; from the coding sequence ATGGTGAAGCAATCTGATCACTATGACCTGCTCAGCGCCTATTTGAAGAATCGCGATCTGCAGAAGGTTTGGCAAAGATCAAATTTCCTTGCCATCGCCGCACAAAGCGCGCTGCCGACCCTCATGCTATGGAGCCCGACCGGACCCACCCAGCCGCTTTTGCGGGCGATTTCGGTCGCGATATCGGTGCTGGGGGTGGTCGGCGCGACCCTGTGGTTGTTCCATTGGCCCACCCGACGTCAATCGATCCTGTTCGCGTTTTCGGCAATGACGGCCATTGCCGTCGCATCCTTGTGCTTATCCAACCCCTACACCGGGCTGATGGGATGCACGGTTTTCGCCATGCTCGGTGGCTTCATCGCGTACTTCCACTCGCTTCGTCTAGTGCTCACCAACTTCGTGCTGGCCGTGATTTGCGCGGCGATCTTGGCACATCGATTCATCACCGCCGACGGCGACGTAGCCCTGATCAGCGCCGGGCTGATTACCGTTGCGGTGCTCAATGTCGGTGTGCCCTTTGGCATTCTGTCGCTGATGCATACGCTGCGTAACGACCTGCGCAGCGCCGACCGCGATTCACTCACCGGCTTGCACAACCGGCGCTCCTTCTACAACGCGGTGTCGGAGCTGATGGCATTGCAGGGCCGGCCGCCGGGCACCTATCTGGTGACGGTGGTCATCGACTTGGACAACTTCAAGCAGATCAACGACACCCAGGGGCATGCGGTCGGCGACCAGGCATTGGTTGCGGTCGGCTCGGCGCTCGAACAGAACTGCCGGCCCGCGGCGGTGATTGCTCGCGTCGGAGGCGAGGAATTCGTCGTTGTCGACACCGCCGCCACACCGCAGCACGCCACCATGACCGAACAGCTCCGCCAAGCGGTCGCCGACCTTCCGTTCTCGATCACCGCCAGCATCGGGACTGCCGCGATCCCGCTTGCTGAGCTTCCGGCGATTGCCGACATGCAAGTGATCGACGACTTGATCGGCAGCGCCGACGCCGCGATGTACGAGGCCAAACGCGCCGGGGGCAATCAGGTCCGTCACTGCCCGGACTTGATGCGCGCCGCCCAGTAG
- a CDS encoding LuxR C-terminal-related transcriptional regulator, translating to MQTNTRSARIVATRIQPPTYFGKLVARDRLIDLLRANRNKRLALIHAPAGFGKTTLAMQWQRELRAEGVPTAWISLDRDDNDVFSFLRSLIEAARRVEPTVGAELADLLEQQSRDAQRYVLTELVNQVAEYRLPVAIVLDDWHLIDNPETIAALEFLLDVGPDNLHLIVTSRTRTPAIGKLKVRDQVSEIDATQLRFDPRESAAFLLDLNALELEGDDVLRLWSSTDGWIAALQLATLSLRNTKDAAALISGFSGRHHSIGDYLAENVLDALPGELLDFLLTTSICDRLCGGLAAAVSGQPRGQAILEELERRDMFLMQLDDNREWFRYHHLFGGYLRQRLERDHADRIVNLHRTASAWFSEQGLLSEAVTHALAAGDETEAVDLVEQQAMYLVEHSRMASLLGLVNRLPKDLVPTRPTLQIAIAWANCLLQRAEDAQIALDHVRAALDGATDAAAAGLLAEADVVQACTDVYRDRIDRAAALVAPCIVDKPACRPFLVAVSSNICTFVDIHTFAYDRALSRQQWANPFHEMASGPFAGVYGRCFAGLAAFAQLDLDTAEQRYVEARDLARSMAGEHSHAARLAGALVGRLCYERGEIDSAETLLEECHELGAESGVPDFMIATYNTLARIKVLRGDIDDAFSLLDEGCQAAQLLSLPRLSAALDCARLSLHVAAGDIDRAQDVLDRQDTEMPSGANSIAMAVRHYRLVMQAQILSARGNHDAAIDLLATIRQNNRDAGARYAEVASTVALSRALALAGDACAATEELVPALIAGADAGLLRTVVDAGPELLNVIVGLREASRTGRRDAELPEVPAEYLSLLLTTAHSDAPKAAIRMIGLPGERNSLPEEGLSGREVEILRLLERGMTNKQIARNLGVTINTVKWYLKGLYVKLGVARRGESIAEARRRQILP from the coding sequence GTGCAGACCAACACGCGCTCCGCACGGATCGTCGCTACCAGGATCCAACCACCAACCTACTTCGGCAAGCTCGTCGCCCGCGACCGCTTGATCGATCTGCTGCGGGCCAACCGCAATAAGCGCTTGGCCTTGATCCACGCACCGGCCGGATTCGGCAAGACCACCCTGGCGATGCAATGGCAGCGCGAATTGCGTGCCGAAGGCGTTCCAACGGCATGGATCAGTCTCGACCGCGACGACAACGACGTCTTTTCCTTCCTGCGCAGCCTCATCGAGGCGGCCCGTCGCGTCGAGCCCACGGTGGGCGCCGAATTGGCGGATCTTCTCGAACAGCAGTCGCGTGACGCGCAGCGTTACGTGCTGACCGAGCTGGTCAACCAGGTCGCGGAATACCGTCTGCCCGTGGCGATTGTGCTCGACGACTGGCATTTGATCGACAACCCCGAGACGATCGCGGCACTGGAATTCCTGCTCGACGTCGGCCCGGACAACCTGCACCTGATCGTGACCAGCCGAACCCGCACACCGGCGATCGGCAAGCTCAAGGTGCGCGACCAGGTCAGCGAAATCGACGCGACGCAGTTGCGCTTCGACCCACGCGAATCCGCGGCTTTCCTACTCGACCTCAACGCGCTGGAGCTCGAGGGCGACGACGTGCTGCGACTGTGGTCCAGCACCGACGGCTGGATCGCCGCACTGCAACTGGCCACCCTGTCGCTGCGCAACACCAAGGACGCCGCGGCGCTGATCAGCGGCTTCTCCGGCCGCCACCACTCGATCGGCGACTACCTGGCCGAGAATGTGCTGGACGCTCTGCCCGGCGAGCTGCTCGACTTTCTGCTGACCACCTCGATCTGCGATCGACTCTGCGGCGGCCTCGCGGCAGCCGTCAGCGGGCAGCCTCGCGGACAGGCCATCCTCGAAGAGCTGGAACGCCGCGACATGTTCTTGATGCAACTCGACGACAACCGCGAGTGGTTTCGCTACCACCACCTCTTCGGCGGATACCTGCGCCAGCGTCTGGAACGCGATCATGCCGACCGGATCGTGAACCTGCACCGGACCGCGTCGGCCTGGTTCTCCGAGCAGGGACTGCTCAGCGAGGCGGTTACGCACGCGCTGGCCGCGGGCGACGAGACCGAGGCCGTCGATCTGGTGGAACAGCAGGCCATGTACCTCGTCGAGCACAGCCGGATGGCCAGCCTGCTCGGGCTGGTGAACAGGCTGCCGAAGGACCTGGTGCCGACCAGGCCGACGCTGCAAATCGCGATCGCGTGGGCGAATTGTCTGCTGCAGCGGGCCGAGGACGCGCAGATCGCACTGGATCACGTGCGCGCCGCCCTGGATGGGGCAACCGATGCGGCAGCCGCCGGACTCCTTGCCGAGGCCGACGTCGTGCAGGCGTGTACCGACGTCTACCGCGACCGCATCGATCGCGCTGCCGCTCTGGTCGCGCCCTGCATCGTGGACAAGCCGGCCTGCCGGCCGTTCCTGGTGGCGGTCTCGTCGAACATCTGCACGTTCGTCGACATCCATACCTTCGCCTACGACAGGGCGCTCTCGCGTCAACAGTGGGCCAACCCATTTCACGAAATGGCCAGCGGCCCGTTTGCCGGCGTGTACGGACGATGCTTCGCCGGGCTGGCGGCGTTCGCCCAGCTCGATCTGGACACCGCCGAACAGCGCTATGTCGAGGCCCGTGATTTGGCGCGGAGCATGGCCGGCGAGCATTCACACGCCGCGCGGCTGGCGGGCGCATTGGTAGGTCGACTGTGCTACGAACGCGGCGAAATCGACTCGGCTGAAACGCTTTTGGAGGAATGTCACGAACTCGGGGCGGAAAGCGGTGTCCCCGACTTCATGATCGCGACCTATAACACCCTGGCGCGCATCAAGGTGCTGCGTGGCGACATTGACGACGCTTTTTCCTTGCTCGACGAGGGATGTCAAGCGGCACAATTGCTCTCGCTGCCGCGGTTATCCGCCGCCCTCGACTGCGCGCGCTTAAGCCTGCACGTGGCAGCGGGCGACATCGACCGCGCGCAGGACGTCCTCGACCGCCAGGACACCGAAATGCCGTCGGGCGCCAACAGCATCGCCATGGCCGTGCGTCACTACCGGCTGGTGATGCAGGCGCAGATTCTCAGTGCACGCGGCAATCACGACGCAGCGATCGATCTGTTGGCCACGATCCGGCAGAACAATCGCGATGCGGGCGCGCGCTACGCCGAGGTGGCCAGCACCGTAGCGCTTTCCAGGGCACTGGCTCTGGCCGGTGATGCGTGCGCCGCTACCGAAGAGCTGGTGCCCGCACTGATCGCCGGTGCGGACGCGGGTCTACTTCGTACGGTCGTCGACGCCGGGCCCGAGTTGCTGAATGTCATTGTCGGCCTTCGGGAAGCCAGCCGGACCGGTCGACGGGACGCCGAACTGCCGGAGGTGCCGGCCGAATACCTGTCATTGCTGCTGACCACCGCGCACTCCGACGCCCCGAAGGCGGCGATCCGGATGATCGGCCTGCCCGGGGAACGCAACTCCTTGCCCGAGGAAGGGCTCAGCGGCCGGGAAGTGGAAATTCTGCGTCTGCTGGAACGCGGCATGACAAACAAGCAGATCGCCCGCAACCTCGGTGTCACGATCAACACCGTCAAGTGGTACCTCAAGGGTCTCTACGTCAAGCTCGGTGTCGCGCGGCGTGGCGAATCAATCGCGGAGGCGCGTCGACGCCAAATCCTGCCGTGA